The nucleotide window GCAGGCTCTGGATGCAGGTGCGCACGGGATCGTGATCCCGAAGGCCGAGGACACCACGGAGATCGAGCGACTCGTGAGCGCGACTCGGTACGAACCGGGCGGCCGCGGCAAGTGCCCGCAGACGCCCGGCGCCGGCTTCCTTGCCACCGAGTGGGAGGTGCGGGCCGCGCATCACAACCAGAACGTGCTGCTCATACCGCTGTTGGAGACGATGGCGGGGATCGAGAGCGCCGGACAGATCGCGGCCATCGAGGGCATCGACTACCTGTTCTTCGGCCCCGCCGACCTGTCCCAGGATCTCGGATTGGACATGTACGCCGACCGAGACAAGATCCGCGAGATCTTCATCGGTGTCCAGTCCGCTATTCGTCCGACCGGTGCGCGGATCGGTGCGCCCGTCGGATTCGGCCTCGACGAGGAGGCCGACTTCCTCACGATCGGATCCGACGTCGGCCACATCCGGACCAAGGCCGTCGAGGGGCTGTCACGGTTCCGGCCCGCAAACCAGTGATTATGCCGTGGATACGAGGAGGCTCGAGATGGACATCAATGCCAGGAGTGTCGGGCGCGTGACCGGCAAGAACAGCACCGTTGACGACGCCATCCGTGCGTTCACCGCCGGGGAGCTGGTGATCATCGTCGACGACGCATCGCGGGAGAACGAAGGCGACCTCGTCGTCGCCGCAGAATTCGCCACCGCAGCGCATCTGAACACGATGATCAACGAGGGGCGCGGCCTGGTCTGCGTCGCGGCTGACGGTTCCATCATCGACAGGTTGAATCTGCCGCAGATGGTCGAGTCGAACAGTGACAGCCACGGCACTGCATTCACGGTGTCGGTCGACTCCGTGGCCACCGGAACCGGCATCTCGGCCGCGGACCGAGCCACCACCGTACGCGCCATCGCCGATCCGGCCACCCAGCCGGCGCAGCTCCGACGACCCGGCCACATCTTCCCGCTTCGCGCGGTCGACGGCGGTGTACGGGTTCGGCGCGGGCACACCGAGGCCTCGGTGGACCTCGCCCGATTGTCCGGTCTGACACCGGCGGCCGCCATTTGTGAGGTGCTCGACGACGAGGGGTCCGCGGCCGACGGCGCCTACCTCCGTCGGTTGGCGCGCCGTCTCGACATCCCGCTGATCACGGTTGCCGAACTCGTCGCCCACCTCGACGCGCCTGACCACGTAGAGCCTCCTGTCGGTGCACGACTCCCCACGCGCTACGGGACCTTCTCCGCGGTGGCTCACCGAGACAGCAGCGGCACCGAACACCTGGCCCTCATTCTCGGGGATTTGGCGACGGTCGACGCTCCGCTGGTCCGCGTGCACTCCGAGTGTTTGACAGGCGACGTACTCGGTTCATGGCGGTGTGACTGTGGCGATCAGCTGGACCTCGCCCTCGCCGAGATCGGCGCCGCAGGAGTCGGGGCGGTCCTGTACGTGCGGGGGCACGAGGGTCGCGGGATCGGTCTCTTCGAGAAGATCAAGGCCTACGCCCTCCAGGACACGGGTTACGACACCGTCGAAGCCAACGTGCTCCTCGGGCATCCCGTCGACGCTCGCGACTACGGACCCGCAGTGGACATGCTGCGCATGCTCGAACTCGGTCGTGTCCGCCTGCTGAGCAACAACCCGGACAAGCTAACAGCACTGGAGCGGGCCGGCATCGAGGTCGAACTCGTTCCGCTCCGAACCCCCGTCCGAACGGACAACAGAGCCTATCTCGAGACGAAAACCCGGCTCCTCGGACACGGGCTCGACGGTCCGACCGGGTGCGCACCTGCACCGGAGCCCCCCACCCGGCAGTTCGGGACTACAGATGGCGACATCACCGCACTCGAGTCCACCGGACACGCGAAGAGAAAGGAATCCGCATGACCGACCTACAGGAGCCCGTGAGCACGGAGGTACTACGGGACGTGTGTGGCCGCTGGGCCACCGGGGTCGCCGTTGTCACCGGCCGTGACACCGACGGCAGCCCGTTGGGGATGGCGGTCAACTCGTTCACCTCCCTGTCGCTCACCCCTCCCCTGATCCTGTTCTGCCCCGGGCTCTCCTCGAGCACCTGGCCGGGAATCCGGGCGACCGGGCGATTCGCGGTGAACATCCTCGGTGCCGAGCAGGCGGCGCTCGCCGGCGCCTTCGCCCGCTCGGGTGGGCCGAAATTCGATGGGGTGGAACTCGACTCACTCCCGGACGGATTACCGGCCCTCCGCGGAGCCATCGCCCGCCTGGTGTGCGACATCGAAGAGATCCATCCCGGCGGTGATCACGAGATCGTCGTCGGACGAGTTACCCATACGGTGCAGGACGAGCGTCCGCCGCTGTTGTTCTACCGGGGGCGTACCTCACCCATGACCTCCAGCTGAGCGAGGTCCGATCCACGAGCTCAGGCTCTTCCCGATGGTTGGCTTCGACCGTCGGGTGCCAGGCGACGACCGCCGGCGCAGGCGATCTGCACGCGAGACCCCCACGACCTAGACGAGGAACAACCCGGTGTTTGACAAGATTTTGGTGGCCAATCGCGGCGAGATCGCTGTTCGAGCCTTTCGTGCCGCATACGAACTCGGAGCCGCGACGGTGGCGGTGTTCCCGTATGAGGATCGAAACTCCACCCATCGGCTGAAGGCCGACGAGTCTTATCAGATCGGTGCGCCGGGCCACCCGGTGCGGGCCTATCTGTCGGTGGAGGAGATAGTCGCCGCGGCACGCCGGTCGGGGTCGGATGCGATCTACCCGGGCTACGGATTCCTGTCCGAGAATCCGGATCTCTCCGCGGCCTGTGAGGCGGCCGGGCTCACGTTCATAGGGCCGCCCACCGAGGTGCTGGAGCTGACCGGGAACAAGGCCCGAGCAGTGGCAGCAGCGCGGGAAGCCGGCCTGCCGGTGCTGGCGTCATCCGCTCCGTCGGCCGATGTCGATGAGTTGCTGGCCGCCGCAGAGGCGATGTCGTTCCCGGTGTTCGTCAAGGCCGTAGCCGGCGGCGGTGGTCGGGGGATGCGCCGGGTTGCGGAAGCCGAGGAGTTGGGCGAGGCGATCAGGGCAGCATCACGAGAAGCGGAGTCGGCGTTCGGTGACCCGACGGTGTTCCTCGAGCAGGCGGTGATCAACCCGCGCCACATCGAGGTACAGATCCTGGGCGACACCCAGGGGAACGTGATCCACCTCTTCGAGCGGGACTGCAGTCTGCAACGACGGCATCAGAAGGTGATCGAGCTCGCCCCGGCGCCGAATCTGTCCGCGGAACTGCGAGCGAAGATCTGCGCGGACGCCGTCGCCTTCGCCCGTCACATCGGCTACTCGTGTGCCGGCACCGTCGAGTTCTTGTTGGACGAGCGTGGTCAGCACGTGTTCATCGAGATGAATCCTCGAATCCAGGTCGAACACACGGTGACCGAAGAGATCACCGATGTCGATCTGGTCCAGTCGCAAATGCGGATCGCCTCCGGCGAGACGCTGGCCGATCTCGGTCTGTCGCAAGACCGGTTGCAGATTCGTGGCGCCGCCCTGCAATGCCGCATCACCACGGAGGACCCGACGAACGGCTTCCGGCCCGATACCGGCCGCATCACCGCCTACCGCACTCCAGGTGGTGCGGGCGTGCGTCTGGACGGTGGTGCCACACTGGGCGCCGAAGTCAGCGCTCACTTCGATTCGATGCTGGTGAAGTTGACGTGCCGGGGTCGCGACTTCGACACCGCGGTCGCCCGTGCGCGCCGCGCGGTCGCCGAGTTCCGCATCCGTGGAGTCGCCACGAATGTGCCTTTCTTACAGGCGGTCCTCGACGACCCCGAGTTTCGAGCCGGCCGGATCACCACCGCGTTCATCGAGCAACGTCCGGAGTTGTTGACCGCACGGGTGTCCGCGGACCGGGGCACGAAGATCCTCACCTACCTCGCCGACGTGACGGTCAACCGGCCACACGGCGAGCACCCGATCGCGGTCGATCCACGAGACAAACTGCCAGCGCTGACCAGGCCAGGGCCGGCCTCACCGCCGGCGGGCTCCCGGCAACGACTGCTCACACTGGGTCCCGAGGGCTTTGCCGCCGACCTACGGGCCCGCCCGCAACTCGGAATCACCGACACCACTTTCCGTGACGCGCACCAATCACTGCTGGCCACCAGGGTCCGGACCAGCGACCTGTTGGCCGTGGCGCCGTATGTGGCGGCGTCGACGCCGGAGCTGTTGTCGGTGGAGTGCTGGGGTGGCGCAACGTATGACGTGGCCCTGCGCTTCCTCAAAGAGGACCCGTGGGAGCGGCTGGCGGCACTGCGCGAAGCGATCCCCAACATCTGTCTCCAGATGCTGCTGCGCGGCGCGAACACCGTCGGATACACCCCGTACCCGACGTCGGTGACCACTGCCTTCGTCGACGAGGCCGCCGCGACCGGTGTCGACATCTTCCGGATATTCGATGCACTGAACAACGTCGAGGCGATGCGACCGGCCATCGACGCCGTGCGCGCAACCGGTACCGGCGTCGCCGAGGTCGCGATGTCTTACACCGGCGACCTCGCCGACCCGGGTGAGAATCTGTACACCCTCGACTACTACCTGCGCCTGGCCGAAGACATCGTCTCCGCAGGCGCACACATCCTGGCGATCAAGGACATGGCCGGACTGCTCCGCGCCCCGGCCGCCACCCGACTCGTCTCGGCCCTGCGTCGGGAATTCGACCTCCCGATCCATGTGCACACCCACGACACCCCGGGCGGACAGCTGGCCACCTACCTCGCGGCATGGGAGGCAGGCGCGGACGCAGTCGACGGCGCGTCGGCGCCGTTGGCAGGAACCACCAGCCAGCCCTCGCTATCGGCGATCGTGGCGGCAACCGCGCACACCCCGCGCGACTCCGGACTCGACCTCGCCGCCGTGTGCGACCTCGAACCTTACTGGGAATCGGTACGGAAGGTGTACGCGCCGTTCGAATCCGGTTTGCCCGCACCCACCGGACGGGTTTACCACCACGAAATCCCCGGCGGGCAGTTGTCTAACCTGCGCCAGCAGGCCATCGCGCTGGGGCTCGGCGACCGCTTCGAGGCGATCGAACACGCCTACGCTGCGGCCGACCGCATGCTCGGTCGGCTGATCAAGGTCACCCCCTCCTCAAAGGTCGTCGGTGACCTGGCCCTGGCCCTGGTCGGCGGAGGAATATCCGCCGCGGGATTCGCCGAAAACCCCTCGGCCTACGACATCCCGGATTCGGTCGTCGGGTTCCTCCGGGGTGAGCTCGGCGATCCTGCGGGCGGTTGGCCAGAACCCCTGCGCACCAGAGCACTTGAGGGTCGCGCAGCCGCATCGCAGGTCAACACCCTCTCCGATGCCGACGAGCAGACGTTGCGTCAGCCCGGGCGCGACCGGCAGGAATTGTTGAACCGCTTGCTCTTTCCCGCACCGACGAGCGAGTTCGAACAGCACCGCAACACCTACGGCGACACCTCCCTACTCTCGACCGCCCAGTTCTTCTACGGGTTGCGCTATGGGGAGGAGCACAGTGTCGAACTCGAACCAGGCGTGGATCTGCTCACCGGACTCGAAGCCGTCAGCGAGCCCGACGACCACGGCATGCGAACGGTGATGGCCATCCTCAACGGGCAGTTGCGACCGGTGCAGGTTCGCGATCGAGCCGTCGGCGTGGAGATCCCCGCTGCGGAGAAGGCCGAACCCGGCAATGACCTCCATGTCGCGGCCCCCTTCGCCGGTGTCGTCACCGTCGCCGTGGCCGTCGGAGACGACGTCGAACCCGGCACCACCATCGCCACCATCGAAGCGATGAAGATGGAAGCCGCCATCACCACCCGCAAGGGGGGAACGGTCGCTCGCGTTGCCATCACCTCGACCGCGCAAGTCGAAGCCGGTGACCTCGTCATCGAACTGAGCTGACGGGTCGGGCGCCCTCACCACAAACGAAAGAACTCTGTCATGTCCAGCGAATCATCATCGCACGCATCCTCTTCCGCTGAGAATCGTCCGATGCTCGAGCGATATGACCTAGCCCTTATCGAGCATTTTGCGCGCTGGTTACCCTTCGGCGGGCCCTCGGCTCAGACCGTGTTCGAGGAGTTCGGTATCCCCCTGGAGACCGCGTACCGCCGAATGCTCGCTCTGACCGAACCCAAGGTCCTCAAGCGGGTGCCCAGTGAGCATCTCAAGAGCCTGACGGCGGTGGCCGCCTATCGGGTCACGTTGGTTCGCAACGTTCGACGTGCCTCTAGCACGCGTCGTTGACCGCATGAATAATCAAGCCGGCCGACCTGTTCGGTCGGCCGGCTTGAGATGTCAGCCTCAGGCAGCGCCACGCTCCATTGGCGGGCTGCTGCATTCGGTCACCCGGTATGCACCGTGACGATGTTCTCGACGGGCTCTCGTCCAATCCGATAGCGGTAGGCGGGTGCGTTCGGGTCCGGTCGTCCGAACGAGATGCCGAACAAGAGCTTCGATTCGTCCGAGATCCCCAGCTCCTCGCGCACGGTGTCGGCGAACATCCCGAGGGTCGTCTGCGGTACGCCCGAGAGACCTCGGGCTGCCAGAGCAAGGAGAAAGGTCTGTGCGAACATGCCCACGTCGGAAGCCACGCGCACGGAGTCTCCGACTGCGGGCATGAAGAGGAACGCCGCGTGCGGTGCACCGAAGAAGTGAAGATTCTGGACGGAAACCGAACGACGCTTCTTGTAGTCCTTCCGCTCGACTCCCAATGCCTCGTGATAGGAAGCGCCTTGGGCCTGCCGGCGCTCCCCCAGTGCGCCCTGGTACGCCGACGCATCGAAGGTGAAGTCGGGAGTCGGGGGGGACTTCTCTTCGGCCTCCAGCAGTGCGGCGACGAGACGGTCCCGAGCGGCGCCGGAGACGATGTGGACCTCCCACGGCTGGGTGTTGCAATTCGACGGCGACCACGACGCATCGGCCAGCGCCTCGCGCAACGTCTCCTCATCCACGGGCTCCGGTAAGAAGCTGCGATAGGAACGACGTTCGCGGACGAGCGTTTGAAAAGGTCTCGTCAAGTCGGTGTCGTCCTCGGCCACCTCGAGGTGCCGAGCCATCTAGCCACTGCCCTTCTCGGCAAGCGCCGCTCGGCGATAGCTGGCCGCCGGGTGCCGATCGTTGACGCGGGCTGAGCCGAACCACTTGTCCCGCAGGGTCCCCGGAGCGTACTCGGTCTGCATGAGCCCGCGCGCCTGCAGTACGGGCACCGCGTACTGGGTGAAGTCGGCGACTTCACCCGGGCCGTTGATGAACGACAAATTGATTCCGTCAAGACCCGCAGCCGCCCACTCTTCGATACAATCGGCGACCTGCTCTCCGGTGCCCACAACGTGCGGTGTCATGGGCTTCTGGATCACCTCGCGGAAGGTCCACTGCTTGTTCGGTGCCGCCTCGGCCAGGGCCCGGACTGCTCCCTGCATCGCATCCGTATTCAGATCGCCGATGGGAGAGTCGAGATCGAGTCCGCTGAGATCGAGTCCCATGGCGGAACTCTGGTAGGCGAGACTCGCTTCGTCACTCAGGTATGCCCGCATCTCGTCTGCCTTGCGCTGGGCCTCTTCTTCCGTGGGCCCGACGATGGCGGAAATGGCTTGGAAGATCAGGATGTCACCCGGATCGCGGCCCGATTCCTCGGCGAGCTTACGCACATCCTGGACAAAAGTGGCCGCGCCCTGAGGGCTCTTCGCCGAGATGAAGATCGCCTCCGCGTTCCGCGCCGCGAATGATCGCCCCGTGCTAGACGAGCCCGCCTGGAAAATGACCGGCATCCGCTGCGGCGACGGTTCGACGCACAGCGGTCCCGCTGACCGGTAGAACTCGCCGACGTGATCGATGGAATGCACAGCAGTCGGGTCTGCGTAGATCCCGGTCTCTGGATCACGGATGACCCCGCGATCCTCCCAGCTACCTTCGAGCAGCTTGTAGCAGACATCGACGTACTCTTCGGCCCGCGCATACCTCTGGGCATGATCGGCGACTTCCTCGAATCCGACGTTGCGCCATGCCGACCTCTGGAACGACGTCACGACATTCCAGGCAACCCGGCCCTGCGTGAGATGATCGAGGGTGGCGACGCGTCGCGAGAAGCTGTAGGGATGCTCCTGGATGACGTTCGCGCTGAACGCGAAACCGAGGTTCTCGGTGACCGCGGCAAGTGCAGGCACCAGCGCGCTGGGGTCGTTGATCGGGAACTGCACACCGCGACGGACGGTTGCGTCTCGCGAGCCCTCATAGGTGTCGTAGACACCGGAGTGGTCCGCCCAGAAGATGGCGTCGAACCGCGCCTCTTCGAGGGTACGGGCCAGGTCCATCCAGGACTTCAACGACCGGTAGTCGTGATCAGCACCCAGCGGCTGATTCCACGGCGAACCCGGGAATCCCGCCGGGGCGTTGGTCGTGAACATACAGAAACGGAGGGGCCCTTTTGACTGCGGCGTGTCCGAATTCGATTCGCGCATACTAAATTCCTTTAAATTTACTGTCATTACGGATGATTGAGGTGAATCACACAAACGAGCTGGTGACCGCACCCGCACTCTGGGAGATGATGGCCGATTCAACGAAGTTCGCCGCCGACACCAGCGGGTTGAGGACGGGAACCCCGAAGTACGCGCCGTCAGTGTTCAGCTCTGCGATCCCCTTGCTGAAGAAGGTGCAGGCGAAGTACACGGCATCTACGCCGTCCTCGGCGACAGCTGCCGCGGCCTGCCGTAAGCCGTCGGTGCGCAGCGCCTGAGTCATCGCGTCGAGGGTCAACTCACGCAGTCGATCTGGGTCGGCGGAAGTCAGGTGGTCGAGCACGTCGGGTTCCGGATGATTGGTTATCGGCACTCGGCGGAATGCGTACTCGCCCTCGTTCAAGCCGTTTTCGCGGGCCGTGGTCTGCCAGAAGTCTCCGCTGCCCAGCGACCGAAGACGCGATGCGTAGCTGTCCGGCAGCTGCCGGGCAAGAATTGCCAGTTTGCCGAACGCGCGCGACATGCGAATTGCCGCCTCGGTCGGAGCGGACACCGGAATGTCGACCGCCTCACGGACCACCTGCAGGCATGGGTCCCCCGAGCAGGCGATGACCACGCCGTCGAAGCCCTCCGCTTGTGCTCGCTGCGCGGCGGCGACCATCGTGGACTCAATTCCTGGGACTGGCCACGGAAGCGGGGGAGCGCCATCGCCCAGGTTGCGGACCTCGATCGTCGTATCGGGTCGGACTCGCGGTCCGACCACCTCCTCTGCCGGCGCATCCATGTAATCCATACCCCATGGGTTCAGTAACAGAATTCGCTGAGACATCGCACTCCCTTGTCAGACGCTCGTCGACTATTGGTCAGACTTGAGTCTCTTCCAGAGCGGCGTTATGCGCTCGCGCCTCGTGTCGGAAGTTTCTCCGGAACAACCCGACAGCTGTTCGAGTCGTTGAGATGGATCGAATCAGGTCGACGTCACGCTTCCTTGATGCCCAGAGCCCGCATCTTTCGATACAGCGTGGACCGCGCGATTCCCAGACGTTCCGCCGCGGCGAGTTTGTTGCCGCGAGAGTCGGCCAGCGCTGTCAGAATGACATCCCTTTCCGATCGCTGCAGCGTCGGGAGGGGCGCTCCGACAGCACGACGGTACTCGGGCGGAAGATCGGTGAGCCCGATGTCTCCGCCGAGAGAACGCAACCGAGCCGATTCGAGCGCGGCGCCCAGTTCGCGGACGTTGCCGGGCCAGGGCAGACCGCGAAGCGCCTGCATGGCGGCGGGCTGGATGCGCGGCGTCGGGGCCCCGTCCGGCTCTCGCAGCAGCGCGGTGACGATGTCCGGGATGTCCTCGGGGCGGTCACGCAGCGGAGGAAGTTCGAACCGCGCTCCGAAATGGTCCATGAGTCGAACCGCCTGATCGGCCAGGCCGGTGGTCTTGACCGTGGCGATCACGCGCGCGCTGCGGGGTCCGTCGAGAAGCGCGGAGAGAAGAGCGGTGTGACTGGGCGGGAGAACCTCGAGATGGCGGAGGATGACGGTTCCTGGTCCTTCGAGCGCGCGCCGGACCTGCACTGCCCAGTCCTGGTCGAGCGCCGCGAGAGCACACTCGAATACGGCCGCGTCGTCACCGGCCACGCGTGTTGCCAGTCGACTCTTACCCGTCCCGCCCTCGCCGGTGAGGACGACGTCACGACCCGCACGTGCAGCGGCGGTGACATCACCGATGACGCGTAGCCACGCGGCACTCCGTCCCGGCACCTCCGGGTCGGACATGTGTGTAGCCGACTTCCGGTGGGGCGACCCCACGGTGTCCCCGCGAAGCTCGATGAGCACTCCAGCTGCACCCTCTCGACCCTCGCCGACCATACGGCCTCTGGCCTGGACGACTGTTCCTCCGTGCAACTGCAATTCACCCACGAACTCGCAACGTTCGGTCGTCGACGAGGTCGCGAATTCCCACAGAAGCGCATGATCGTTCGCATCCAGAAGTGTTGCGGCCGCATTGTTGGTGATCAGGAAATCCTGATTGAGGCTGACGATCGCGGCCGACGTTCGGCGAGACGCCCCGAGGAATTCCTCCAGGAGCATTCGCTCCTGCAGTGAAGACCCGGCATACATGCGGGACTCGATGTCTCGGGCCGCGGAGAGCATGAGTGGGATCATCAGGTCGTGGGAGTGCCGGTACGAACTCGACACGTTCAGTACGCCCACCAATTTCTGAGTGAGCGGGTGCCGCAAGGGCGCCCCTACGCAGGTGAAGTCCTGGAAGTTGTCGCGGTAGTGCTCGGCACCAGCGATGGCGACGGGTGCGGCCGTCTCTATCACGCTGCCGATCCCGTTTGTGCCGATGTGTTCCTCGCTGTACACCGAGCCCGGCACGCAGAACACCTCGTCCAGGTAGCGGGAGTATGTGGGATCCGCGGCGCGGCGGTCTAAGATCCGAGCCTCGGAGTCCGCGAGAATGACGGCAGTTCCGCTGGGAAGCCGCTCCGCAAGCCAGTCGATGACTGGAGTTGCCGCGCTCATGAGCAGCCGATTGGCCCCGTCGAGGTGCGGAAGGAAGGGCACCTCGATCGCGTTCGGGGCGACCCCGCACAACTGCGACCGACGCCATGACGCCGCGATCTCGGGTCGAATGTCGCGGACCGGTGTATCGCCCGACAAGAACTCCTCGCGCGCCGTGCGGACAGCCCGCTCTCGATGGTCAAGGATCATGTAAAAGCCTCCACGTTCCCTGTGTGACCGAAGCCTCTATGACTTCACCTTTGTGACTTGAGTCAACCCTGAAGCGATGCGACACAACTGTCCCATATCGCTACACAGCCATCTGGTGGCGTCCCGAGCTGTCTCGTACTCGGACAGTTTCGAGCCCCTCGATTGAATCACGATTCTGAGTGATCACCGCCACAGGATCTGGCCGCGCCGACGCCCACCACACTGGCCGACACATGGCGGTCACTCGTCGGCCGAGATCAACGACCAATTTTGCACGCTGCATCGGATCGCCGAACGCAGCACCACCGATAGCTACAAAAGGAGTCACAGTGACAAACGCTGCACACGCCGCGGGAAGAAGGGACGACGTGGACGTCGAGGCCATCGTCATCGGAGCCGGCTTCGGCGGTCTCCGCTGCTTGCATGAGCTACGGTCCCGCGGACTCTCCACCAAGGTGCTCGAGAAGGGCACCGACGTCGGCGGAACCTGGTACTGGAACCGCTATCCCGGTGCACGCACGGACAGCGAGAGCTGGGTCTACTGCTACTCGTTCGACAAAGACCTACAGCAGGAGTGGGACTGGAAGGAACGCTTCCCCACCCAGGCGGAGGTCCAGGCTTATCTGAGTCACGTCGCGGATCGTCATGACATGCGCAAGGACATCGAATTCGGCGTCACGGTGGAAGCCGCGAAGTTCGACGAGGACACCCAGCTGTGGACCGTCACAGCCAGCACCGGCCAGACCTACACGTCCCGCTACGTCGTCGCAGCGACCGGACAGCTCGGCATCCAGCACTTCCCCTTCGGCGGCGTCGAGAACTTCAAAGGCGAGGCCCACCACTCGTCGAACTGGCCGAAAGAGGGCGTCGACTTCACCGGCAAGCGGGTCGCCGTCGTCGGTACCGGCGCCACGGCGATCCAGATCATTCCGCTCGTGGCCCAGGAAGCCGAGACCCTCACCGTCTTCCAGCGGACTCCGAACTTCGTGATGCCGGGTCGCAACTTCGCACTGACCGACTTGCACCGCAATGCGATCAAGCGAGATTACGACCGCGTGTGGGCCCAGGTCCGGGACCAGCCGTTCGGAATGGCGTTCGACCCGGTCAATCGGATCTCGGGCGACACCGAACCCGCCACTCGCGACCAGGTACTGCAGGCAGGCTGGGAATCAGGCGGATTCCGCTACATCTTCGAGACATTCGACGACCTCCTGACCGATCAGGAGTGCAACGATCTGGCTTCCGAATTCGTCCGCAACAAGATTCGGGCGATCGTCAAGGACCCGAAGACCGCCGAGCTGCTATGCCCGACGAACCACCCAGTCGGCGGTAAGCGGGTTCCCCTCGGGCACTTCTACTACGAGACGTTCAATCGCGACAACGTCACCCTCGTCGACGTCAACACGAACCCCATCGAGCAGTTCACCGAGAAGGGTTTGCAGACCGCTGAGGGCGAGCTGGAATTCGACATCGTCATCATCGCCACCGGATTCGACGCGGTGAGCGGGGCTCTCACGCACATGGACGTCCGCGGTCGCGGCGGTCAGACGATCGAGAACCGTTGGGCCGACGGCGCGGAGAGCTACATGGGGATAATGGTCGACGATTTCCCCAACTTCTTCACCATCCTCGGCCCCCAGGGCCCCTTTGCCAACAACCCGCCGGTCATCGAGCATCAGGCCGAGTGGATCGGCAAGGTGATCACGCTCTGCGAGGAGGATGGCCGCGTCGCCGAGGTGTCCCGCCAGACGGTAGACGACTGGTTCCGCGTCACGCAGGAGGCCTTCGATTCGACGGTCCTCGCCAAGGGCGAGGAAGCCCACAGCTGGTACCTCGGTGCCAACATCCCCGGCAAGGCACACAAGATCCTCTACTGGTTCGGCGGGGTGCCCGCCTATTTCGACATGCTCGAGGAGTCGGAGAGTCGCGGCTTCGATCTCGTCGACGCCCGATCGGCCGCCACCGTCAGCTGAGCCCCGGCCCGGCACCGTCGACGAGGCCGGTGCCGGGCCTCATTCGGGACCCATTGACTTACGCGCCGCTCGGCGCATCTGATTACAACGACGAATGGAGCAGAAATGGCGTATCTCGAGGTCGAGGACGGCAAGCACGTCTACTATGAGCACTTCGCCGGAGACAAAACCCCCGTGGTGTTGGTGCACTGCTGGGGGGGTACGACACGTCTGTGGAACACCGTGCTCGGCGCGCTTCTCGGGGCCGGACACGAGGTCCTGACACTCGATCACCGCGGTTGCGGGGAGTCCGACAAGGACTTCACCGACGCCTCGATCGGCGCCATCGCGTCCGATGTGGTGGCGCTTGTCGAAAAGTGCGGGCTCGTCAAGCCGATCCTCAACGGCTGGTCGCTCGGCGGCGCGGTAGTCATGGAGGCTGCATCGCGGCTGGGTGACAACCTCGGCGGCGTGGTCCTGACCGGTGCGGCGACGCCGCGATTCAGCCCGACCGGCGACTGGCCGTACGGCAACGATCGCCAGGGCACCGCGGACTCCCTCGCGCTGATGGC belongs to Gordonia sp. KTR9 and includes:
- a CDS encoding alpha/beta fold hydrolase, coding for MAYLEVEDGKHVYYEHFAGDKTPVVLVHCWGGTTRLWNTVLGALLGAGHEVLTLDHRGCGESDKDFTDASIGAIASDVVALVEKCGLVKPILNGWSLGGAVVMEAASRLGDNLGGVVLTGAATPRFSPTGDWPYGNDRQGTADSLALMAQDRAAGMRVIADACFAKPVSPDLSQWAWTQFAQNGPRSEQSLRELVDIDQRDLARQLDRPVLVIAGDADAFIPFDGVQASIELFKDARLFTMSGCGHAPHMEEPATYNAELLSFLQKVGGRDSVSA